A genomic stretch from Carassius auratus strain Wakin chromosome 35, ASM336829v1, whole genome shotgun sequence includes:
- the fam136a gene encoding protein FAM136A, with translation MAEAQQARVQKTVEEMVQSLEKDHIRKMQGRMFRCSAECCESPGHSMNQVHQCIDRCHAPLAKAQGLVTSELEQFQDRLTRCTMNCSDKAKDLFDSGAKEPAVRALMDSCVSSCVDEHLNLLPSMTRRLKDSLNSIPQ, from the exons ATGGCAGAAGCGCAGCAGGCTCGCGTGCAGAAGACCGTGGAGGAGATGGTGCAGAGTCTGGAGAAAGATCACATCCGCAAGATGCAG gGGCGCATGTTCCGCTGCAGCGCAGAGTGTTGTGAGAGTCCCGGACACTCCATGAACCAGGTGCACCAGTGTATAGACCGCTGCCACGCACCGCTGGCTAAAGCTCAAGGACTGGTCACCAGTGAACTCGAGCAGTTCCAG GATCGTCTCACGAGGTGTACAATGAACTGTAGTGACAAGGCCAAGGACCTGTTTGACTCCGGGGCGAAGGAGCCTGCTGTGCGGGCGCTGATGGACAGCTGTGTGAGCAGCTGTGTGGACGAACACCTGAACCTGCTGCCCAGCATGACtcgcagactgaaggacagcttgaACTCAATACCTCAGTGA
- the LOC113054126 gene encoding prenylcysteine oxidase-like yields the protein MALRHLSVKTLLFLGLCQVGRRGFASAPEVREAPKKIAIIGGGIGGTAAAFFLRQEFGPAVKIDVFEAGTVGGRLATENIGGYEYETGGSVIHPLNLHMKHFLDKLGLSPRADVSSKLAIFDGKELTFEESDWFIVNFIRMLWRYGFNSIRMHMWVEGILDKFMRIYQYQQYGYSFSSVEKLLHAMGGDGFLTLVNQTLEEAMLAEGFSQVFLNDVVAPVTRVNYGQSVRISGFAGAVALAGADSGLWAVDGGNKMVCSGLLSHSKAELVPARVTTISMKMRPSKTDSAVNFYEVNYVGESGAAHSTYDIVVVATPLHQDVSDINFSGFSPPIPSHFSGRYHQTVATLVHGLLNVSYLGTTEKPEDFYVSDVLTLDNKASEIHSLSSLNPVKIPKGHSPSPASQRKVWKIFSSQPLSQKHLRQIFLSWDSVSEKRWLAYPSYNPPHRRTPPFILHDHLYYLNAVEWAASAMEMSAISARNLALLAHHRWYEQTAKINQEDLHTRLRGEL from the exons ATGGCTCTGAGACACTTGTCGGTGAAGACTCTCCTCTTCCTGGGGCTTTGTCAGGTTGGACGCAGAGGTTTTGCTTCTGCACCCGAAGTCAGAGAGGCACCAAAGAAAATTG CAATAATTGGCGGTGGTATTGGAGGCACGGCAGCAGCGTTTTTCTTAAGACAAGAGTTTGGACCAGCAGTGAAGATCGATGTGTTTGAGGCTGGGACTGTGGGAGGGCGTCTGGCCACTGAAAACATTGGTGGATATGAGTATGAGACAGGAGGATCTGTTATTCACCCCCTCAACCTGCACATGAAGCACTTTCTGGACAAACTCG GTCTTTCTCCTCGTGCTGATGTGTCTTCTAAACTGGCGATATTTGACGGGAAGGAGTTGACCTTTGAAGAGAGCGACTGGTTCATAGTGAACTTCATACGCATGCTGTGGAGATACGGCTTCAACTCCATTCGAATGCATATGTGGGTGGAGGGCATACTGGACAAGTTTATGAG GATATATCAGTACCAGCAGTATGGCTACTCGTTCTCCAGCGTGGAGAAACTGCTTCATGCTATGGGTGGAGACGGTTTCCTGACTCTGGTCAATCAGACGCTGGAGGAGGCCATGCTGGCTGAGGGCTTCTCTCAGGTCTTTCTCAATGATGTCGTAGCACCCGTCACAAGGGTCAACTACGGACAAAGTGTCCGAATCAGTGGATTTGCAG GTGCTGTTGCACTAGCAGGAGCTGACTCAGGATTGTGGGCCGTGGATGGAGGTAATAAGATGGTTTGTTCGGGGCTTCTGTCCCACAGCAAAGCAGAACTTGTTCCAGCTCGTGTGACTACCATCTCCATGAAGATGAGACCATCCAAAACTG ATTCGGCTGTGAATTTCTATGAAGTGAACTACGTCGGTGAGTCTGGTGCCGCCCACTCCACGTACGACATAGTTGTAGTTGCCACACCTCTCCACCAGGACGTGTCTGACATCAACTTCTCAGGCTTTTCTCCTCCCATCCCATCCCACTTCTCTGGCCGCTACCATCAAACGGTGGCCACGCTGGTCCACGGTCTGCTCAATGTGTCGTATCTGGGCACCACAGAGAAGCCGGAAGACTTCTATGTTTCTGACGTCCTCACATTAGACAACAAAGCCTCTGAGATCCACAGCCTGAGCTCTCTGAACCCGGTGAAGATTCCCAAGGGTCACTCGCCCAGCCCTGCCAGTCAACGCAAAGTATGGAAGATCTTCTCCTCACAGCCACTCTCTCAGAAGCATCTGCGGCAAATCTTCCTTTCCTGGGACTCGGTGTCGGAGAAGCGCTGGCTGGCGTACCCCTCCTACAACCCGCCGCACCGCAGGACGCCTCCCTTCATCCTCCACGATCACCTCTACTACCTCAACGCCGTGGAGTGGGCGGCCAGTGCCATGGAGATGAGTGCCATTTCTGCCCGTAATCTGGCCCTGCTCGCCCACCACCGCTGGTACGAGCAGACGGCCAAAATCAACCAAGAGGACCTGCACACCAGACTCAGAGGTGAACTCTGA
- the LOC113054139 gene encoding stomatin-like protein 2, mitochondrial translates to MLRTVVCRAGSGLLKHSRQTVPVLWGSRAQQRWASSLPVNTVVLFVPQQEAWVVERMGRFHRILEPGLNFLIPILDRVKYVQSLKEIVIDVPEQSAVSLDNVTLQIDGVLYLRILDPFKASYGVEDPEYAVTQLAQTTMRSELGKLTLDKVFRERESLNANMVHSINQASDEWGIRCLRYEIKDIHVPPRVKESMQMQVEAERKKRATVLESEGTREAAINVAEGRKQAQILASEGQKAEQINRAAGEANAVLAKAEAKAKAIRLLSEALTRQNGNAAASLTVAEQYVSAFSNLAKESNTILLPSNTGDISSMVTQAMAIYGSLSKTPSTTDSVTPETKELTLEANTVSETETNYDLSLILG, encoded by the exons ATGCTCAGGACGGTGGTGTGTCGGGCGGGGAGCGGCCTTTTAAAG CATTCCCGGCAGACCGTGCCTGTGTTGTGGGGGAGCCGAGCTCAGCAGCGATGGGCTTCCAGTCTCCCCGTGAACACCGTGGTTCTGTTCGTGCCCCAGCAGGAAGCTTGGGTAGTGGAGAGGATGGGTCGTTTCCACCGAATCCTGGAACCT GGTCTAAACTTCTTAATTCCGATCTTGGACAGAGTTAAATATGTGCAAAGCCTCAAAGAGATCGTGATAGATGTGCCAGAGCAGTCAGCAGTTTCCCTCG ACAATGTGACATTGCAGATAGATGGAGTTTTATATCTCAGGATACTCGACCCGTTTAAG GCCAGTTATGGAGTGGAGGACCCAGAATATGCCGTCACCCAGCTGGCACAGACCACCATGAGATCAGAGCTGGGAAAACTGACCCTGGACAAAGTGTTCAGA GAAAGAGAGTCCCTGAATGCCAATATGGTCCACTCAATAAACCAGGCATCAGACGAATGGGGGATTCGATGTCTTCGATACGAGATCAAAGACATTCACGTTCCTCCGCGGGTGAAAGAGTCTATGCAAATGCAG GTGGAGGCCGAGAGGAAGAAGAGAGCCACTGTTCTGGAGTCAGAGGGGACGAGGGAGGCGGCCATCAATGTGGCCGAGGGGCGCAAACAAGCTCAGATTCTGGCGTCTGAGGGACAGAAGGCTGAACAGATCAACAGAGCCGCTG GTGAAGCTAATGCTGTTTTGGCTAAAGCGGAGGCAAAGGCTAAAGCGATCCGGCTGCTCTCCGAGGCGCTCACTCGACAG AATGGAAACGCTGCAGCATCTTTAACTGTGGCAGAACAATACGTCTCTGCTTTCTCCAACCTGGCCAAGGAGTCCAACACCATCTTACTGCCCTCCAACACAGGAGACATCAGCAGCATGGTCACTCAG GCCATGGCGATTTATGGGAGTTTATCGAAGACACCGAGCACAACAGACAGCGTGACCCCTGAGACTAAAGAGCTGACTCTGGAAGCAAACACTGTGTCTGAAACTGAAACTAATTATGATTTGAGTCTCATTCTTGGATAA